The genomic interval cggggcaagccctgcaacatgcgcggtgtgcgcgggcgaattgtcttgcaataacagatttcctttcgccagtttgcctcttaatatttcaataaccacttgacgcactcttatcagcagtacagcataataatccacaatcccaaaaaaagtggctatgagcttgggtgtcgatcgctccactttgaatttccgcggcggcgtgttcccttttgaatccattgcattgactcttatTTTGACTCTAAATCGTACTGAcggatctattatttatagttccaaaatactgaactgtcctatgcatgacattgacagtggggcgccaccgtcaataccggatcgctagttccgatttttgccatgttggaaaccatatagttgaacgatggtagcgcccccctgtcattgagtttggcgggacagttcagcgtgggtcatctatatcaatagtgacaatgtgagaaaaaaaattgttagggTTATGGCCAAAGATGTCATAAAACTCCTGTGAAGTTGTGACTCGACGCTGGTTGTCGAGCGGCGTGAGCATTTTTGGCACCCATCGCGTGCTCCCCTATTTCATGTAcaaatgagtatgaaaaatatcgctgatacgttccttgctaatgcctatggctttagctatctgtcacagcttaattcgctgatctctaaagcaagattctttaaatttttattattttattcgttaatggcgaaatctggccgccctcacttgcggtcatcttttagcgactctctgccatgcttgaactatcggatccaatctttcaaggtggcaaatgaaggcccagactccccataaactgtaGACATCTCTTCAAATGTTACCGTCAGCGTTTTGTTCCCCTTTTTGTggaattttatgacaactgtgtacttcaatttcgtacattgcgcggatgactgagacatgatgatgtttacggattaattactaaaagcgtgatgacgctaatgaaatgaaacttggtacatatactaaggaggttattggcaaattaatgaaatttagtgcgagtcaataataacacttgaagatacttaggctcaaaacttttcagccgcccctcgtagctcccctacatgtaaagtggggatgatttttttttcatcttctacaccatcgtgtaggatatcgttgtattataaaatttcatatctaataaaaattccttagaagaaaatattaaaagcgactttagatgaagtaattgcttgcttctgaaatatattgtgttaacgacggacaactacggaaccctacactgcgcgtggcacgacacgcacttggccaatttttttacttaagatttaaacccagttttctggcaaactctatttctctatttcttgcgaaaaaaattacgtgatatttcctgagacccccctctcccccacgtgagatttagtgaggtttttgttgaccccctcccccccctaaaagtctcacgtaatttatggacgccccctaagatTAAAACCAGATACGGGCCAAGCCAAGTATCTGATCtataagttattattattattattattggccttaggaacaaaatgcactatagtttcattctgggcagtacttggtccaacttccataccgatggctcctacgtataaaggcgaaactgccgcttacgcctttttccaattatttaagcaatgatttcattttgctctaatctatataacgtcagtaagaaaaaaaattttttttccattagatacaaaataaaattttaggcaaataggcgtatgtgcaaaactacgccacgtataaagcccaatcatacgattcgtcaatctatacgagtagttgcttacataaatatatattttttataatccaaatcttaaataaagccacgaaaatatttagcaaattgttttatttataaattatgacacattatacttatagttatttaatttttagcgttaagagtcgcatctcaaactaatttgaaaattataaataacctcagaatacagaacaaaccagaaggagtgttcgataacatttctacgcggcaacttgtgtccaaaatacttcccctcccgcgcccctctaccccctttagtgttactagcgccgtgtgacacccccatttttggggtaaaattatgtaattttttaaagagatgttaaacaagtaaaaaataagtaagtgaaataagtacacacggccacagtgttaactatccatttccgtttttgctctcgctcttatcaaatggtgattctttgcgatagaacgagacgacatgactggccataggcatagatagtacctacctacctatgaatttaatttttactccgaagtaactaagtgtagatgattatttatttctattaaatagtgtaatatactatatgtaattatgtaggtataatatgttatttaaaagtcaattacaaaagtcgaatataaattttagaatgccaagtaaaacaaaaaagaaacttaaggttctttattatgtaagtaaacatatcgacaacaaaacatttgtttacggcgcagtagtgcttttagtttaacttttcttggagtcaaaaacagaatccaaatcaaaaacatcaccaatacttgaatttgattgcgaggcaactctggctgtgtatcctgaaagaaaatcagagtaagtatgtaagcaataattaattacttaaaattattattaaatatacaaatattgctgctgctgatctgttgataccaatgccttacttttgaataaatgggaaagtatgaaattcgatagtaatttattatctcctcattattagggagtaatattataaattaattcaatatattaaaatcatcaaaatcaaaaatatttattcagtttagaccacaagtggcacttataatttaattaatcaggttgtcatgtcatggatgaaattacactaaaaactaattaaaacaaaaaggatggggaaaatattccattattctgtggtaacgctaacaaaattaacgcgtgaattttttatagacaaatgtaattcaatataaaaaagtagggtaaaatattccgttgacctgtggcaacacttacaaaatacaaccgtgattttttttgaaaattattatttaattaaaatgaattggaaatgtgctacttacggataaaacatgatcccatgcactttcttcgtaattccagtagcattcttacatgttggaacggcacaagacggcataatttaattataaagtgtcaatctgacggatatgtaaacaatgcgcgcgccggccattgactaattgctctaaagtcaaattagtgcgatttggagtaatttatatgaatacacatttacgcccgttgacggtttctggtttgttccgtattctgagtaaataacttgaaaaaatctaactgcctaaggcatcgtgggttcaattcccgccttaggcagttcgattttttcaagttatttataatttttgaatatatgacacattatgttaaaagacctaactaaatctcgagcacagtatatgggcgtatttgcgttaaaacgtaataacgatacattaaacaactttttctaactgtttttttattgatatagcacatgataacaattaaaataattacatgcataaataaagagagtaatcgcttaaaatattatatttacgttgtcatttaagtctctttacgttgaacaatatacatgaaattatagaaatgtgacgacgtaaaagggcaatgcgtaaaatctcaaaatatataagaaaaatataaaaattgataacagcagtagcaaaagcattacatgttaaggctaaatgtgaaatttcattaaaatcgttttagtaggtcagaagatatgacccaaaaatatggttctggccactaaaatggctctcctgtaaaatttacttttttcacttacgccagtataggtacgtaggagccatcgatacaTGGATTGGCTGGCACTCtcctttggcatgcaggtatatgttatgacgtaggcatccgctaagaaaggattttacgaaactccaaggcggtaaaacgagatccacgcgtatgaagtcgcgggcggccgctagtactaaaTAATATTCGAAATATTTTTATCGGTTCATTCAAaactttaatttgattttgaaactgtaTAATAATACCATTATAACTAATTgaatatgtaataaaacaaacgttagcatttttttgtttaataaaatctGTACAAATATAAGGAATGAGAGTAGGTACGAGACAAgaaatttttatttacacagtttataaataaaatataaagtaaGAATACATTTTATGAGTATTTCAATCAGTACATCGTAATTACAAAATAcaatactataaaaataacTCTCACTTAGTCCTATAACAGATTCAacaattttttataatttaaagaaatatatttcttTCTTCTCCCTGTAACAACATCACTGAGGACAGTCACGATCACTTTAACAACTTGTCACCAGACTGGTGTCACTTTGTGTCCCTCGTCTGGCGTATTTAAAGCTTTTGGCGGGTCTAAATGTTAGACCTAACACAATAACAAGTCCAATGTTGGTTGTATGGCACAGCTACCTGCCGCAGTTGTCGTAGAAACTGGCGGAGCCACGGTTGGGGATCTCAGCAAATTCACGTTTCGGCGTACACAATTTGCTACTGAAGTCTACGTTTCTTTTCCTGAAAAGAATAAATTACGGTTACGTAATGATATATACCTAGTCGATTTTATGCCTAAAGCCTGGtatccaccaaggcggagcgcgGAGTGGAGAAGTGTGTGAAACATGCCTCACTCCAACGATGGTCGTATTGTAGCGATTTTGCAACGAGCCGAACGTCCACCGCCGGCTAAACTAAGTTAGTTTAGCTTAGCTCGCATAGTTGAGCCAGCTTTTCATACATGTGCGTCCACCGcaaaatgaaatgaatgaaatgaaaaacTGGCTCAACTATGCGAGCTAAGCTAAACTAACTTAGTTTAGCCGGCGGTGGACGTTCGGCTTTAGTCTGTGAACCTACAACGACTTGATAACCGTGTCAGGGGTGTGGTGATGCGAATGAGTCATAAAAATCAGACCaggaatcgaacctgggaccCACTGCACACAACACGCTACTCGTGTTCTCCACACTTCAGTTATTGTGAAAGTGAGTTATGTTCGTCATTAtttactaaaacattaattaaaaaggTTATTACCCTCGACTTGGTAATTCCATTTGGTCAACGGTTACCGACTTGACGTAGAGCCGGTCATTGCACCACAGGATGCAGAGCGATCGCGGCTCCAGTACATTCATGTCGTACTCCCACGATAACTCCACCTGGAGAATCAGAAAATGCACAATTTTGTAAGAAAACGTTTCAGTAACGTGTGTCACGTGGTATTCGCTGTGGTCTTGAGTAGGTAGCTTGTATGTTTAAAGCATGATTACGAAGTTGGTGGTAACGACACATCTACAGTTATATATCCAGGATACTAATTGGCTTTTATGATTTGAATGGTAAATCCGcaactataatattttaaataactcAAACTATCAGTCGTATAGGCGCAGTCACTTCGCATTTTATTTCAGCTTGAAGGCATTGACTCAACAAAGAAAGTCGAAGTTGTAAAGAGTTACAAATGATGCAATGTAAGAATTTTACCCCCTAAACTTAGCAATATTCTTGAACTCGTTCAAACACGTTACCTTTCTGCTGTCGAGAAAAAAGTCAGTCTTAGTTGATGTCGGTATAGGACagcaatatttttatacaggcGAGTAACAAAGCACTGAAACACTGATAATGCAAATAAGTTATGTAATTTCCACGTCACAGACGTGAAAATGTTCACCAACATTACCAGTTCTTTGTTAGTTAGTCTTTTGGCAGTgagaaactttattttattagatattctacatacaatataaataaacaataattatcaCTTTATTTACCTTCCTAACTTTACCTCCCATATCCATGGGATGTGTTACTACAATTGTGTACGATGTGCCATGTTCTaatctgaaaaataaataaataaaagttaaattaacagTCGAAGTTAATTTGCTTATCGTCATATAAGTAGGTAATCGTAATTACTTTTCACATAGCACTTACTTAACATAGTTATTTGGTGTTAAGTCCATCCCTCGGATAACCCCGCGATCTGACAGAAGAGTCACTTTTAAAAAGCCCTGAAAAATTACAGCAATTAGTCAAGAATTCAAAGTTAAGTTGAAACAATTTAGTTTAGGTACTTGTTTCACGTAATCCATTACCTGGACCCAAGATTCTGCTCCTTTAGGATTTGCTAGCTGAATAGACACCTTGTAGTGTCGTTCTGAAAGAATAATTTAGATTATTTATTGTATGAATACCTAGTCCTAGGTACTTAACAGTTGTTATTTAGACTACGTACGGCAAAATGGTTGTTCTTTGCCAGTGCTTAGGTAGTACTTGGCCCCAATGGTGTCGTGCTCCTCTGAAGGGTACACTTCGTTCTCGGTctcattatctttatttgtaatcaaGCCGGGAGAACTGTCAGCATGGAATCTGCAATAACCTTTGAGTAAGTAATCAACTTGGCTATTAGTTTCAGACTAAGTGCTATTATTCTTAGAGCAAAAGGTACGTACCCCATTATAGCGCAACCATGACCGCAGTGGAAACATTTTCCATCTAAGAAGTGCTGGTATGACGGACATTGGTGTcctaaaaatattcataaattagaAACGCATAAAAATACAGGACACAAATAATTTCAGGAGACTTTCTATCTCTACATTTTTTGTCCGTTTCATTACCTATGTAAGGGCATTTCCCGTTTATTGACTCGGTGAAGAGTTTGATAGCCCTTACGTGGTTGCAAGCGACCAGTACTCGAGACGCCTCTTCGAGGCCTTGCTTGACGAGGGTCAGGGGCACTAGCGGTCCCTCCGTGAGGTCGCAGCCAGGCTGCTCCTTGCCGTTGTTAGGGTAAAAGTCCAAATGTCCGACCGGTTGCGACATCCCATATCCTGCCATAAACACAAAATCTGTCGCACGCGCGGAATAAACATGTCGATAATTAGTTGAGATGCAAATAGATATATATAAAACTATACAATGAATGATGAACCTCAAAGCGAAAAGCgtatttacataaatacataaagtGGGTTAGTACATTATCCAACGAGAGCGATAAAGCTATCTATAATACAAGTTCATTCGCTTAGTTAATATATTACGCATGCATATTGTAATGGAGGTGCGGTATGGATTATAAGAAGCATTCGTGTTCGTAAATTACGATTGTATTGCGTTAGAAGGATTACCTAATAGAAAGATGCTCTTTCCGTCAGTGTGTATAACGTCTACAAACTGCGCGTCGGTGGGGTCCAGCCGAACGTGCGTCGGCATTCCTTGGAAGTATGGCTCGGCGGGGTCTAGCCCTGTTATTCTTCCTAAGCCCTACAAAATCAAATGCTAAATCAAAGACAATATGAAATTCAATATGAAATAATTACCATTTTCAAGACAGTTGGGAACTGTTTCAAGCGGCCACTTACTTGTATTCTCTCTCCGGCGTAGCCAGCTGTGTGAGCTCCTAATGAATGGCCTATGATGTGGACATCCAGTGGATTCAGGCCATGTTCTTTCTGCAATTAAAAGTAGCATCGTGTAGGTAAATACATCAATAACATCTCTTAACTTTAAGTAAAGGCAAAAAAAAACTTCCGGAATCTCAATGTGTTAAATCTGCTCAAGGCTTCGTGTGATTTTAATTTCAGGAACAAAAGTAGGtattgacatttttttaaattaatatgcgTTTAAAAGTATCTTTTCTCTACCGTGATCCTTAGTGTTTCAGGGTGTAGGTATGTATGAACCCTCGTTATTACTAGGTACATTGAAACGTCACCTAGCAATACCTGGCTATACGGTTGCGTCGTTTTGTAGATAGGTGCTATTTATAGCTAACGGAAAATTGCCCTATGAGGTCTCCTGAGGTACTTAGTGtcagtttacgtcaaacgcattcgatatcgactgcgtaaaaaaggctgagttgcaccagctaactttgacagtaaatttaacgataaccggtgttttttgtatggagtttgacagatttttgacgtttgtcaaagttaaagtaagatggtgcaacccagcctaaatgtatgacggattgcacagcgcccctagcggaaactttcaagaactaaaatcttcatacattttttaacgcgctcactagtgaggacgatTGATGAGTTTACTCACACTTAGCCCACAGTTTTTTTTAACGACTTACCTGTAATGTGTTAATAAAATGCGCCACCTCTAGCCCCACAAGGCGGGTGTTGGCCGTGGCCTGCGTGTAGAGCGGCAGACTGCCGCCCGCCCAGTCCACCACCACCACGTTGAAGTCTCCCGCCTTTACCAACTCGTCTTTCATCTCACTTACCTGTAATATTGTGGTTTGTTAAAACTTTGGTAGCCACTTAGGTGTTAAATTGacaagagctagtgaacgccagacccacgtcattttaaaaaagctgaaagtttgccaccttgataatgataatgattaCTAACATTAGCATTTAAGGTGTGTTTACTAACCACACTATGAACTATGAGttgttcgaaataaaaactttttcgttcgttcgttcgtttcagccaaatgacgtccactgctggacaaaggcctcctccaaggttttccacaatgcacggtcctgcgctgcccgcatccaggctcttcccgcgacctttaccagatcgtcggtccacctagtaggaggcctgcccacgctacgtcttccagcccgtggtcgccactcgagaacttttctgccccaacggccatcgtctttttaattaaaaaactttttgtttattattttatttatttattctcccATTAAAGGTTAGAATGTAAGTAGTTttctcatcagccagacagttttgacagttccaactccttgccagacaatctttttaggatagctgccaaagccacgatgacccaaacttcatgatgcaccaacattctaacctatattgggagcatacgttGACAAACTTTcaacttttataaaatcacgtctggcgttcaccagctcg from Ostrinia nubilalis chromosome 4, ilOstNubi1.1, whole genome shotgun sequence carries:
- the LOC135071100 gene encoding pancreatic triacylglycerol lipase-like isoform X1, translated to MRRLHLTDRHLRVMLWCILLGLQPAFGGILDPFNWARSDRIEVNIPWLPFENETRCYDDLGCLNITRSWYHLIHRPFNVFPLPRVVINTRFILYTKKNPTDGQLLNVNVNKTIVKSNFNPQRLTKMIIHGFIDTPLSNWVSEMKDELVKAGDFNVVVVDWAGGSLPLYTQATANTRLVGLEVAHFINTLQKEHGLNPLDVHIIGHSLGAHTAGYAGERIQGLGRITGLDPAEPYFQGMPTHVRLDPTDAQFVDVIHTDGKSIFLLDFVFMAGYGMSQPVGHLDFYPNNGKEQPGCDLTEGPLVPLTLVKQGLEEASRVLVACNHVRAIKLFTESINGKCPYIGHQCPSYQHFLDGKCFHCGHGCAIMGFHADSSPGLITNKDNETENEVYPSEEHDTIGAKYYLSTGKEQPFCQRHYKVSIQLANPKGAESWVQGFLKVTLLSDRGVIRGMDLTPNNYVKLEHGTSYTIVVTHPMDMGGKVRKVELSWEYDMNVLEPRSLCILWCNDRLYVKSVTVDQMELPSRGKRNVDFSSKLCTPKREFAEIPNRGSASFYDNCGR
- the LOC135071100 gene encoding pancreatic triacylglycerol lipase-like isoform X2, translating into MRRLHLTDRHLRVMLWCILLGLQPAFGGILDPFNWARSDRIEVNIPWLPFENETRCYDDLGCLNITRSWYHLIHRPFNVFPLPRVVINTRFILYTKKNPTDGQLLNVNVNKTIVKSNFNPQRLTKMIIHGFIDTPLSNWVSEMKDELVKAGDFNVVVVDWAGGSLPLYTQATANTRLVGLEVAHFINTLQKEHGLNPLDVHIIGHSLGAHTAGYAGERIQGLGRITGLDPAEPYFQGMPTHVRLDPTDAQFVDVIHTDGKSIFLLGYGMSQPVGHLDFYPNNGKEQPGCDLTEGPLVPLTLVKQGLEEASRVLVACNHVRAIKLFTESINGKCPYIGHQCPSYQHFLDGKCFHCGHGCAIMGFHADSSPGLITNKDNETENEVYPSEEHDTIGAKYYLSTGKEQPFCQRHYKVSIQLANPKGAESWVQGFLKVTLLSDRGVIRGMDLTPNNYVKLEHGTSYTIVVTHPMDMGGKVRKVELSWEYDMNVLEPRSLCILWCNDRLYVKSVTVDQMELPSRGKRNVDFSSKLCTPKREFAEIPNRGSASFYDNCGR